A stretch of Klebsiella sp. RIT-PI-d DNA encodes these proteins:
- a CDS encoding fimbrial protein BcfA, with translation MKKYLFAMVVTAITASGTAMAEPGDIATVNGGTVNFVGQVVDAACSVSADSIDQTVTLSQVRSSKLTTAGMVANQKEDFNIKLEDCDTSVSQNAAVIFNGQEDSTQPGSLANTAGAGSATNVALQLYGPDGQTLNVGDTSSSITLINGENTVPLSVDYIATGEATAGNVAATATFSMVYS, from the coding sequence ATGAAAAAGTACTTATTCGCGATGGTTGTCACTGCCATCACCGCTAGCGGAACAGCAATGGCAGAACCCGGCGATATTGCCACCGTTAACGGCGGCACCGTCAATTTTGTCGGCCAGGTTGTTGACGCGGCATGTTCCGTATCTGCTGACTCCATTGATCAGACCGTGACCCTGAGTCAGGTTCGTTCCAGCAAGTTAACCACTGCAGGTATGGTGGCTAACCAGAAAGAAGACTTCAACATTAAGCTGGAAGACTGTGATACTTCCGTCAGCCAGAATGCCGCAGTTATTTTTAACGGCCAGGAAGACTCGACTCAGCCGGGTTCACTGGCGAACACCGCTGGCGCGGGCTCTGCGACGAATGTCGCTCTGCAACTGTACGGGCCAGACGGTCAAACCCTGAACGTTGGTGACACGTCCTCTTCGATCACGCTGATCAACGGTGAAAATACCGTTCCATTGAGCGTGGATTACATTGCAACAGGTGAAGCAACGGCCGGTAACGTAGCGGCGACAGCGACCTTCAGCATGGTTTACTCCTGA
- a CDS encoding fimbria/pilus periplasmic chaperone, with the protein MHKFVLFILLMFGTTVQAGVIIGGTRFIYPEGKNIIDVPIRNVSAQAWLINSKIFSAQRWPGADTVVFSEAPFVITPPLFELAAGQENKIRLIRTAVPLPADRESLFTLSVATIPAGRAEPFSVQMAIRSALKLIYRPRGLQGDPQRAYGHLRWSRSSAGVTVSNPTPFYITLFNVLANGKPIDNAGVVAPFTSRQLAWCQHVSPCLLQWQALNDYGGVMPPHKADVQTIAKT; encoded by the coding sequence ATGCATAAATTCGTCCTTTTTATTCTGCTGATGTTTGGGACAACGGTGCAGGCCGGCGTGATTATTGGCGGCACGCGCTTTATTTATCCTGAAGGAAAAAACATCATCGACGTGCCGATACGCAACGTGTCAGCGCAGGCCTGGTTGATCAACAGCAAAATTTTTTCTGCACAACGATGGCCGGGAGCTGACACCGTCGTGTTTTCGGAAGCACCGTTTGTCATTACGCCGCCGTTATTTGAACTTGCCGCCGGACAGGAAAATAAAATTCGCCTTATTCGTACTGCCGTACCACTTCCTGCCGATCGGGAAAGTCTTTTTACCCTGAGTGTGGCAACAATACCGGCCGGGCGAGCCGAGCCCTTCAGCGTGCAGATGGCGATTCGCTCAGCACTTAAGCTGATTTATCGCCCCAGAGGTCTGCAGGGCGATCCGCAACGGGCTTATGGTCACCTGCGCTGGTCCCGATCGTCTGCAGGCGTAACGGTGAGCAATCCTACGCCGTTCTACATTACGCTTTTTAATGTTCTTGCCAATGGTAAACCCATTGATAATGCTGGCGTTGTTGCGCCTTTCACATCACGTCAACTGGCGTGGTGCCAGCATGTATCGCCCTGTCTGCTTCAGTGGCAAGCTCTCAACGACTATGGCGGCGTAATGCCACCGCATAAAGCGGATGTGCAGACGATCGCTAAAACCTGA
- a CDS encoding winged helix-turn-helix domain-containing protein translates to MKTYIINNNCIYNERNNELRSISNSLVVKMTAMRARCLSFIIENSQMEVIERQLLTTALWGSRGNFVNDANLTQILYLIRRDLKSLGVNDFLITVPRKGIQVNSQIPVKSINKEVNKGWQMLFKPSTKIMATVITAVAVAVACYFTTR, encoded by the coding sequence ATGAAAACCTATATAATCAATAACAATTGTATCTACAATGAAAGGAATAATGAGTTAAGGAGCATCTCAAACTCGCTGGTTGTTAAAATGACAGCAATGCGTGCGAGATGCCTTAGCTTCATCATTGAAAACTCACAAATGGAAGTTATTGAACGTCAACTGCTCACAACCGCATTATGGGGAAGTCGCGGAAACTTTGTTAACGATGCAAACCTGACACAAATCCTTTACTTAATTCGCCGGGATCTAAAATCATTGGGTGTGAATGATTTTTTAATTACGGTTCCACGAAAAGGGATTCAGGTCAATAGTCAAATCCCGGTAAAATCGATTAATAAGGAAGTTAATAAAGGTTGGCAAATGTTGTTCAAACCGTCAACAAAGATCATGGCGACCGTTATTACTGCGGTAGCCGTCGCCGTCGCGTGCTACTTTACGACTCGCTGA
- a CDS encoding winged helix-turn-helix transcriptional regulator translates to MNLKNTENNDDNSLHFFNFSQKSKPLSTIEHLLHHLIPFATPLSLAKGEIFPLRQEKEGTRIFLLTKGIVSFCHHKSQRQICIAFAPNVMGLTDCYASIYDVAEWHQHDIWAETACEGYSILQSDFRRIADEQALWYDIACILAQRLVALSAHAEEIVGVDSYLKVRTLLIELWAYPTEFRQQITILNFIQRRTKLSKSRIMKILSELKKGDYIVIDSGKLVGLKKLPDAY, encoded by the coding sequence ATGAATTTAAAAAATACAGAAAACAACGACGATAATTCATTGCATTTCTTTAATTTTTCGCAAAAATCTAAGCCCTTAAGTACAATTGAGCACTTGTTACACCACTTAATTCCTTTCGCCACGCCGCTATCTCTTGCTAAGGGTGAGATTTTTCCATTAAGACAGGAAAAGGAAGGCACCAGAATTTTTCTTCTGACAAAAGGTATCGTTTCATTTTGTCATCATAAGAGTCAGCGTCAAATATGCATTGCATTTGCACCTAACGTGATGGGATTAACGGATTGTTATGCCAGTATTTATGATGTTGCGGAATGGCATCAGCACGATATATGGGCTGAGACGGCATGTGAAGGGTATAGTATTTTACAAAGTGATTTCAGGCGCATCGCCGATGAGCAGGCACTCTGGTATGATATCGCCTGTATTCTCGCGCAGCGTTTAGTGGCGTTAAGTGCACATGCAGAGGAGATAGTTGGTGTTGATTCCTATTTGAAAGTAAGAACGCTACTGATTGAACTATGGGCTTATCCGACGGAATTTCGGCAACAGATAACTATTCTCAATTTCATTCAACGTCGGACTAAATTATCAAAAAGCCGCATCATGAAAATACTTTCTGAACTTAAGAAAGGTGACTATATCGTTATTGACTCAGGAAAGTTAGTCGGGCTAAAAAAACTGCCAGATGCCTATTAG
- a CDS encoding fimbrial protein has protein sequence MNPRFLLFAGLLLTNSGFAQICQNTNGTPTAINYDLSRTLTSTQNGSGQVVQLTKSQNINVQATCPPGSAPDSHIFRSYVTPSTVVETSGPWKYLKLDTDYLEGAMEFQDSAAGNIFPPVDYVSMQYDENVNNGTPFYIHDSRMLFQLKIVKSFVGTVIIPNKTMFNVYVTTTSDDPLSKVVYTINYGGSVTVPQSCEINAGQTILVDFGTLNSGGFTHAGEKPIDVRAKSFNVPVKCNGTNAQVNLSMRLLATPDAHFSRSIASDNPDVGIVVTSDQGAILTPNDASSAVPFTTDAAGNANIQLQAYPVSTTGETPVEGTFTSLANLRVDFD, from the coding sequence ATGAATCCACGTTTTTTATTATTCGCCGGTTTGTTGCTGACAAATAGTGGTTTTGCCCAAATCTGTCAAAATACAAACGGTACACCGACAGCCATAAATTATGATCTTAGTCGCACGTTAACGTCTACACAGAACGGATCCGGTCAGGTGGTCCAGTTGACTAAAAGCCAGAATATCAATGTACAGGCAACCTGCCCGCCAGGGAGCGCACCTGATAGCCATATCTTTCGTTCTTATGTTACGCCTTCAACCGTGGTGGAAACTAGCGGCCCCTGGAAATATTTAAAACTGGATACTGATTATCTCGAAGGCGCTATGGAATTTCAGGACTCAGCGGCTGGAAATATTTTTCCGCCAGTTGATTATGTCTCTATGCAATATGACGAGAACGTAAACAACGGTACGCCGTTTTATATTCATGACTCCAGAATGTTATTCCAGCTTAAGATCGTTAAGTCATTCGTTGGCACGGTTATTATTCCCAACAAAACGATGTTTAACGTATATGTGACGACCACCAGTGACGATCCGCTGTCAAAGGTAGTTTATACCATTAACTATGGCGGCAGCGTCACGGTGCCGCAGAGCTGTGAAATCAATGCCGGGCAAACCATCCTCGTCGATTTTGGCACCCTCAATAGTGGTGGCTTTACTCATGCGGGTGAAAAGCCGATCGACGTACGGGCAAAATCATTTAATGTTCCGGTGAAATGTAACGGCACTAACGCTCAGGTCAATTTAAGTATGCGTTTACTGGCGACGCCGGATGCACATTTTTCCCGGTCAATTGCATCGGATAACCCGGATGTCGGGATAGTTGTCACCAGCGATCAGGGCGCTATTCTGACGCCCAATGATGCATCCAGCGCCGTACCGTTTACCACCGATGCCGCGGGCAATGCCAATATTCAGCTTCAGGCTTACCCCGTTAGTACCACCGGAGAAACGCCAGTGGAGGGGACCTTTACGTCTCTGGCAAACCTGCGAGTGGACTTTGATTAA
- a CDS encoding fimbria/pilus periplasmic chaperone, with the protein MLSVIMMGTTVKAWAGGVALGATRVIYPQGDKQVSLPVNNSSASNVFLIQSWVANADGTKSADFVVTPPLFVIHPKNENVLRIMYVGPALPTDRESVFYLNSKAIPSVDKHKLQGNVLQIATQSVIKLFIRPANLPSSSVDAPAAMRCHLENGHVTLFNPSPYYISLVELYIGNVKQTNTMVPPKGSLILNAPGDGRVKFETVNDFGADTPSQTCTSR; encoded by the coding sequence ATGCTAAGTGTCATTATGATGGGTACGACGGTGAAAGCGTGGGCGGGGGGTGTAGCATTGGGTGCGACACGCGTAATCTACCCGCAGGGTGACAAGCAGGTATCCTTGCCCGTAAACAACTCTTCAGCCAGCAACGTATTTTTGATCCAGTCATGGGTAGCTAATGCCGATGGGACTAAATCTGCCGATTTTGTGGTGACGCCGCCGCTGTTTGTCATTCATCCTAAAAACGAGAACGTGTTGCGGATTATGTATGTCGGACCGGCGCTGCCCACGGATCGTGAAAGCGTATTTTACTTAAACAGTAAAGCTATCCCGTCAGTCGATAAACATAAACTGCAGGGCAATGTACTGCAAATCGCCACTCAGAGCGTTATTAAACTGTTCATTCGGCCTGCAAATCTGCCTTCTTCCTCTGTTGATGCGCCAGCGGCGATGCGTTGCCATCTGGAAAATGGTCACGTTACGCTCTTTAACCCGTCGCCTTATTATATCTCGCTGGTGGAGTTGTACATCGGCAATGTTAAGCAAACCAATACTATGGTGCCGCCAAAAGGCAGCCTGATCCTTAATGCGCCCGGCGATGGGCGAGTAAAATTCGAAACGGTCAATGACTTCGGCGCGGATACGCCTTCGCAGACCTGCACCAGCCGTTAA
- a CDS encoding fimbrial protein BcfE, with protein MNNLRWLKNSLLLIGLHCGVSLADDNNYNLEFTGTIQAQTCDVDLSSLSQSIDLGQFPIDDFPSVGTVTKFKPFNINLRSCSRGISGTKIWFSGEADSNDPSLLALTDTGMGNENIMATGVGIEILDDNQDPVNINNSSSVVYPLKAGRNTLSFYIRYKSTLPKVTSGNATAVMYFDLDYQ; from the coding sequence ATGAACAACCTGAGATGGCTTAAGAACAGTCTGCTGCTTATTGGACTTCACTGTGGCGTAAGCCTGGCTGACGACAACAATTATAACCTTGAGTTTACGGGCACTATTCAGGCACAAACCTGTGATGTCGATCTCTCCAGTTTGAGCCAAAGTATCGATCTCGGCCAGTTTCCCATTGATGACTTCCCGTCTGTCGGTACGGTTACGAAATTTAAACCTTTTAATATTAATCTGAGGAGCTGCTCACGTGGGATCAGCGGGACAAAAATATGGTTTAGCGGCGAGGCGGACAGTAACGATCCTTCGCTTTTAGCATTAACCGATACTGGAATGGGTAATGAAAACATAATGGCCACCGGTGTGGGCATTGAGATCCTCGATGACAATCAGGATCCCGTCAACATTAATAACAGCAGTTCGGTGGTTTATCCCCTGAAAGCGGGGAGAAACACGCTCTCCTTTTATATTCGCTATAAATCTACGCTTCCAAAGGTCACGTCAGGTAATGCTACCGCAGTAATGTATTTCGATCTGGATTATCAATAA
- a CDS encoding fimbrial biogenesis usher protein, producing MKRIKQNPAARCWRSPLALALASVLTPAAGRAENYFNPAFLSDDPAAVADLSHFERNGQAPGTYRVDVYLNKTFFASRDVRFITTKPVLSGAVQALRDDTGLSACLTTGALTQMGVDLQAFPALARAPAESCIDIDSAIPAASTHFDFTQQRLDVSIPQAALNNYARGYIPPEQWDEGINALMLNYNFTGANSRDRSKGGIDSNNYFLGLNSGLNLGAWRLRDYSTWNDNSDSEENKSKLQHISTYVERDIIALKSELTAGDSYTPADVFDSLPFRGLQIASDDNMLPDSMKGFAPTIHGIANSNAQVSIKQNGYIIYQSYVPPGSFTINDLYSTSSSGDLTVEVKESDGTLHSYVVPYSAVPTLQREGRMKYAATLAKYRDNSSQKKEVNFAQATLLWGLPHGFTLYGGTQLANNYTAAALGSGVNLGDLGALSADITQANSTLVDGSSHQGQSVRVLYAKSLERVGTHIQLMGYRYSTSGFYTLDETAWQHMQGRTDRDDENNDDAPKWQDYYSLYYTKRGKVQINLSQPLGMMGSVYFTGSKQSYWHTDETNSLLQIGFSGMLESINWSLSYNYTKSPGESESDRIFALSLSLPLSQWLSKADYGVGHHHNVYATYSASTDRQHNVTQNTGINGTLLDDNNLNYSIQQGYQNHGAGSSGNASVEYDGAYGNANVGYNRSDNGGYRQMNYGLNGGIVAHAHGITFSQPLGNTNVLIAAPGASNVRVDGEPGVHTDWRGYAVVPYATTYRQNRMALDVDSMADNVDVDDAVTNVVPTEGALVRASFKAHVGERALLTLFHPGKPVPFGATVTRDDIDGETIVGDGGEVYLSGLPPHGTLTVQWGEGPQQRCVAHYQLPETQQPLVRQKVECN from the coding sequence ATGAAACGTATTAAGCAGAACCCTGCTGCGCGCTGCTGGCGAAGCCCGCTGGCACTGGCGCTGGCAAGTGTACTTACGCCCGCTGCGGGCCGGGCCGAAAATTATTTTAACCCCGCCTTTCTTTCGGACGATCCGGCCGCAGTGGCGGATCTTTCTCATTTTGAACGCAATGGGCAGGCACCCGGTACCTACCGGGTCGACGTCTATTTGAACAAAACTTTCTTTGCCAGCCGTGATGTCCGTTTTATCACGACGAAGCCGGTATTGTCCGGCGCAGTACAGGCACTGCGTGATGATACCGGCCTGAGTGCCTGCCTGACCACAGGCGCGCTGACGCAAATGGGGGTAGATCTTCAGGCATTTCCTGCTCTCGCCCGTGCACCGGCAGAAAGCTGTATTGACATTGATTCCGCGATCCCGGCCGCCTCCACGCATTTTGATTTTACTCAGCAGCGGCTGGACGTCAGTATTCCTCAGGCGGCGTTGAACAATTATGCCCGGGGCTACATTCCTCCTGAACAGTGGGACGAAGGTATTAACGCGCTGATGTTGAACTACAACTTTACCGGAGCTAATAGTCGGGATCGTAGTAAAGGCGGCATTGACAGTAATAACTACTTTCTGGGCTTAAATAGCGGGTTGAATCTGGGAGCATGGCGACTACGGGATTATTCGACCTGGAATGACAACAGCGACAGCGAAGAAAATAAAAGTAAGCTGCAGCACATCAGTACTTATGTCGAGCGCGATATTATTGCGCTGAAAAGTGAGTTAACTGCCGGAGACAGTTATACCCCGGCCGATGTGTTCGACAGTCTGCCTTTTCGCGGTCTGCAAATCGCCTCTGATGACAATATGCTGCCGGACAGTATGAAAGGCTTTGCCCCGACTATCCACGGTATCGCTAACTCAAACGCGCAAGTGTCTATCAAACAAAATGGCTACATCATCTATCAAAGCTATGTACCGCCGGGTTCGTTTACCATCAACGATCTCTATTCAACATCATCAAGTGGCGATCTCACCGTCGAAGTGAAAGAGTCCGATGGTACGTTGCACAGCTACGTTGTGCCTTACTCTGCGGTACCGACGCTTCAGCGTGAAGGCCGGATGAAGTACGCCGCAACGCTGGCTAAATACCGTGACAATAGTAGTCAGAAGAAAGAGGTCAATTTCGCGCAGGCCACGCTGCTTTGGGGCTTGCCGCATGGTTTTACGCTGTATGGCGGCACTCAGCTTGCTAATAACTATACGGCCGCCGCGCTGGGAAGTGGCGTTAACCTTGGCGATCTCGGTGCGTTGTCGGCAGACATTACTCAGGCGAACAGCACGCTGGTTGATGGCAGTTCACATCAGGGACAATCGGTACGTGTACTGTATGCAAAATCGCTGGAGAGGGTCGGAACCCATATACAACTAATGGGTTATCGCTATTCGACGTCGGGCTTTTATACGCTGGATGAAACAGCCTGGCAACATATGCAGGGCCGTACCGACCGCGACGATGAGAATAATGATGACGCGCCGAAATGGCAGGATTACTACAGCCTTTATTACACCAAACGCGGCAAAGTGCAGATTAACCTTTCCCAGCCGCTGGGAATGATGGGGTCGGTCTATTTTACCGGCAGTAAGCAAAGCTACTGGCATACCGATGAAACCAATTCTCTGCTGCAAATCGGCTTTAGCGGCATGCTGGAGAGCATTAACTGGAGCCTGAGTTACAACTACACCAAATCGCCTGGAGAAAGCGAAAGCGATCGGATTTTTGCTCTCAGCCTGTCGCTGCCGCTGAGTCAGTGGTTATCAAAAGCGGACTATGGCGTCGGGCATCATCACAACGTGTATGCCACTTATAGTGCCAGCACCGATAGACAGCACAACGTTACGCAGAATACCGGAATTAACGGCACGCTGCTGGATGATAACAACCTGAATTACAGTATTCAGCAGGGGTATCAGAACCACGGTGCCGGCTCCAGCGGTAACGCCAGCGTAGAGTATGACGGCGCATACGGTAATGCGAACGTGGGTTATAACCGCAGTGATAACGGTGGTTACCGGCAGATGAACTACGGTCTGAACGGCGGCATTGTTGCCCATGCCCATGGTATTACCTTTAGCCAGCCACTCGGCAACACGAACGTGCTTATCGCTGCGCCCGGGGCGAGTAATGTCAGGGTCGACGGAGAGCCTGGTGTCCATACCGACTGGCGAGGTTACGCCGTGGTCCCCTATGCCACAACGTATCGCCAGAATCGTATGGCGCTGGATGTCGATTCTATGGCGGACAATGTAGATGTCGACGACGCTGTTACTAATGTTGTTCCAACAGAAGGTGCGCTGGTGCGTGCATCATTTAAAGCACACGTAGGTGAGCGCGCCTTACTTACGCTATTCCATCCTGGAAAACCCGTTCCTTTTGGCGCCACGGTAACGCGAGATGATATTGATGGGGAAACGATTGTCGGGGACGGGGGAGAAGTTTACTTATCCGGTTTACCTCCCCATGGAACACTAACCGTACAGTGGGGGGAGGGACCGCAACAGCGCTGCGTGGCGCATTATCAACTTCCTGAAACTCAGCAACCACTGGTGCGGCAAAAGGTAGAGTGCAATTAA
- a CDS encoding fimbrial protein: MNYFLILILAMSCVVQAHSGRVYITGTITDNTCTLSPDSENIMVSMGSVSNRQFYQAGAGAAYQQFTITLENCGSTASGVTVSFSGTPDSQNPDLLALTAGADNASGVAIALYNDDKSPIPIGDLSQRKTLIGGQSLAQLNFYARYVANGQAVVAGTANASATFILTYA, translated from the coding sequence ATGAACTATTTTCTGATACTGATACTTGCAATGTCTTGCGTTGTGCAGGCGCACTCCGGGCGAGTTTATATTACTGGCACTATTACTGATAATACCTGCACGCTGTCTCCCGACTCGGAGAATATTATGGTGAGTATGGGCAGCGTCTCTAACCGCCAGTTTTATCAGGCAGGGGCAGGAGCTGCTTACCAGCAATTTACCATTACGCTTGAAAACTGCGGCAGCACCGCCAGCGGCGTGACGGTCAGCTTCAGCGGTACGCCGGACAGCCAGAATCCCGATCTTCTGGCGCTGACGGCGGGCGCGGACAATGCCTCAGGGGTAGCTATCGCGCTCTACAATGACGATAAAAGTCCCATCCCGATTGGCGATCTGAGCCAGAGGAAAACGCTGATCGGGGGACAGTCATTAGCCCAGCTTAACTTCTACGCGCGTTATGTTGCCAATGGTCAGGCGGTCGTTGCCGGCACCGCTAATGCGTCAGCGACATTCATTTTAACCTATGCATAA
- a CDS encoding glycosyl hydrolase family 18 protein produces MTQSKLIKGDTLTETSNAADGFNPATDVSKFSYTSARVAKSVYNQYKADAKKPKVFGYFTDWSQYDSRLQGIDTPSERGRGYDLANVSPTAYDKIIAGFVGIVGFHKVDGQYRDVVAEAAELCGKVKYEPTFLDPWGDFQSYVNVGHTESGWDVDPKTVTQANTKGFLGGLRDLQAKAKQQGHNLELSMSIGGWSMSNGFHEMASTDASRKTFAKGLVKLFKQFPMFSGVDLDWEYPNVEGAGNPYGPEDGANFALMIAEVRKQLTAAGRSDVVISIASSAVVANLAYAGVNTLREAGLDYVNVMTYDFFGTPWAETLTHHTNLKALTAGGWGVDTVIEYLLAEGFPADCINVGYAGYTRNGRNAEITSFSPLEGTYNPGEGETTGSFESGTSEWYDVIYNYLDLENQKGRNGFNVYTDRVADADYLYSPESKLFMSLDTPRSVKAKGEYAAKLGLGGVFTWTVDQDNGVLVNAAREGLGYELTKEVIDMEPFYFEGINVEPKDEDEDEGQKVNHAPKAAIEMRVVGGSRVQLSGAKSSDEDKDALTFSWGVPVAITVADKTAEVIEFVVPEVTEETQFQFTLFVRDCWNEPSTQQRFVLNVVAPLADAQPTDEDIIPEPQDDDIIPEPEDETPADDKTAPYAEWDSNKVYGANWGIFETVSWKGHNYQVNWWSCGDQPDLNCGAGGAWTDLGAY; encoded by the coding sequence ATGACTCAGAGCAAATTAATTAAGGGTGATACCCTTACAGAAACCAGTAACGCTGCAGACGGATTTAACCCAGCGACTGACGTTAGCAAATTTAGCTATACATCTGCTCGTGTAGCTAAATCGGTTTATAACCAGTACAAAGCTGATGCGAAAAAACCAAAAGTATTCGGTTATTTCACTGACTGGTCTCAGTACGATTCCCGTTTACAGGGCATTGATACTCCGTCTGAGCGTGGCCGTGGTTACGATCTGGCTAATGTATCACCTACCGCTTATGACAAAATTATCGCCGGTTTTGTTGGCATTGTTGGTTTCCATAAAGTCGATGGCCAGTACCGTGACGTGGTTGCTGAAGCAGCAGAACTGTGCGGTAAAGTGAAGTATGAGCCGACTTTCCTCGATCCGTGGGGCGATTTCCAGAGCTATGTTAACGTCGGTCATACCGAAAGCGGCTGGGATGTTGATCCGAAAACCGTTACTCAGGCTAACACTAAAGGCTTCCTCGGTGGTCTGCGCGATCTGCAGGCAAAAGCGAAGCAGCAGGGCCATAACCTGGAACTGTCCATGAGCATCGGCGGCTGGTCCATGAGTAACGGCTTCCATGAAATGGCATCCACTGATGCATCCCGTAAAACCTTCGCTAAAGGTCTGGTTAAACTGTTCAAACAGTTCCCGATGTTCAGCGGTGTGGATCTGGACTGGGAATATCCGAACGTAGAAGGCGCGGGTAATCCTTACGGCCCGGAAGATGGTGCAAACTTCGCGCTAATGATCGCTGAAGTCCGTAAACAGCTGACTGCGGCAGGCCGCTCTGATGTCGTTATCTCTATCGCATCTTCTGCTGTTGTCGCGAACCTGGCTTATGCAGGTGTGAACACGCTGCGTGAAGCGGGTCTGGATTACGTTAACGTAATGACTTATGACTTCTTCGGTACGCCGTGGGCAGAAACCCTGACTCACCATACCAACCTGAAAGCGCTGACCGCAGGCGGTTGGGGTGTTGATACCGTGATTGAATATTTGCTGGCAGAAGGCTTCCCGGCTGACTGTATCAACGTGGGTTATGCCGGTTATACCCGTAATGGTCGCAATGCTGAAATCACCAGTTTCTCTCCGCTGGAAGGCACTTATAACCCTGGCGAAGGCGAAACTACCGGTTCTTTCGAATCCGGCACCTCTGAATGGTATGACGTGATTTACAACTACCTGGATCTGGAAAACCAGAAAGGCCGTAACGGCTTTAACGTTTATACCGATCGGGTTGCAGATGCTGACTACCTGTATAGCCCGGAATCTAAACTGTTCATGTCTCTGGACACTCCGCGCAGTGTAAAAGCGAAAGGCGAATATGCAGCTAAATTAGGCCTGGGCGGCGTATTTACCTGGACTGTTGATCAGGACAACGGCGTGCTGGTTAACGCCGCGCGTGAAGGTCTGGGCTATGAGCTGACCAAAGAAGTTATCGACATGGAGCCGTTCTACTTTGAGGGCATCAATGTTGAACCGAAAGACGAAGACGAAGACGAAGGCCAGAAGGTCAATCATGCACCAAAAGCGGCGATTGAAATGCGCGTTGTGGGTGGTTCACGCGTTCAGTTGTCCGGCGCGAAATCGTCCGATGAAGATAAAGACGCACTGACTTTCAGCTGGGGCGTTCCTGTTGCCATCACCGTCGCTGATAAAACGGCTGAAGTGATCGAGTTCGTTGTTCCGGAAGTGACTGAAGAAACTCAGTTCCAGTTTACCCTGTTTGTTCGTGACTGCTGGAATGAACCTTCAACTCAGCAACGTTTTGTGCTGAATGTTGTCGCGCCGCTGGCTGATGCACAACCGACAGATGAAGACATCATTCCTGAACCTCAGGACGACGACATTATTCCTGAGCCGGAAGATGAGACGCCGGCAGACGACAAAACGGCACCTTATGCTGAGTGGGACTCTAATAAAGTGTATGGCGCAAACTGGGGAATCTTCGAAACCGTTAGCTGGAAAGGCCATAACTATCAGGTGAACTGGTGGTCTTGTGGCGACCAGCCAGACCTGAACTGCGGAGCAGGCGGTGCATGGACCGATCTCGGGGCCTACTAA
- a CDS encoding DsbA family protein, translated as MIYKSLKMRQLALLLAVAGVASGVNAAENAPFTPDQQAQIGQIAENYFIAHPDKMGEVMATYLADHPEFLVAASESLHQRQQVAQQQAYVQLARQYQADLLSTESPSVGPKKAKAAVVMFFDYQCAWCSKMAPVVEEVMKMSPDVRFIFKEFPIFASRWPASGLAARIGEQIWLNKGGDAYLAWHNALYASGKVEGDLSVQDILNSAQHYLTAGQIAAVKDMQDNGPVHDALMVNRSLAQHMGFSGTPAFVVMPQASNPDVKQITVIPGSTSQDMLLMAIQKAKG; from the coding sequence ATGATCTATAAATCGTTAAAAATGCGCCAGCTGGCATTATTGCTGGCAGTGGCGGGTGTAGCTTCAGGTGTAAATGCTGCGGAAAATGCACCATTTACCCCTGACCAGCAGGCGCAGATTGGTCAGATTGCAGAAAATTATTTTATCGCTCACCCGGATAAAATGGGTGAAGTCATGGCGACTTATCTGGCCGATCATCCTGAATTCCTGGTCGCTGCCAGCGAAAGTCTGCATCAGCGCCAGCAGGTAGCGCAGCAGCAGGCGTATGTGCAGCTGGCGCGTCAATACCAGGCGGATTTACTGTCTACGGAAAGTCCTTCTGTCGGACCGAAAAAAGCGAAAGCGGCTGTGGTGATGTTTTTTGATTACCAGTGCGCATGGTGCAGCAAAATGGCTCCGGTCGTCGAGGAGGTCATGAAGATGAGCCCGGATGTACGCTTTATTTTTAAAGAGTTTCCTATTTTTGCTTCCCGCTGGCCAGCCTCCGGTCTGGCTGCCCGTATTGGCGAGCAAATCTGGCTGAATAAAGGCGGTGACGCTTACCTCGCCTGGCATAACGCGCTTTACGCATCAGGAAAAGTTGAAGGTGATTTATCCGTACAGGACATTCTGAATAGCGCGCAGCATTATTTAACCGCCGGGCAGATCGCCGCGGTTAAAGATATGCAGGATAATGGTCCAGTTCACGATGCGCTAATGGTCAACCGTTCTCTGGCACAGCATATGGGCTTTTCCGGAACGCCTGCATTTGTGGTGATGCCGCAGGCAAGCAATCCAGACGTGAAACAAATTACCGTAATTCCCGGCAGTACATCGCAGGATATGCTGCTGATGGCGATTCAAAAAGCAAAAGGTTAA